One Maribacter cobaltidurans genomic window carries:
- a CDS encoding DUF6155 family protein — translation MSKRALKTYLAELNKKALEAQVMELYEKFPDVKTYYNFAFNPKEDKLVQEAKSKISNEYFPLKRKRPKARRSVAQKYIKHFIKLGVESTMVADVMCFNLEIAQTFALERNVPDAFYKSMLNSFTEMTTFISQHGILEEFKYRIVKIYEHVQNEDWLYKEEFSRSLDILE, via the coding sequence ATGAGCAAAAGAGCCCTAAAAACATACTTGGCAGAATTAAATAAAAAAGCCCTGGAAGCACAGGTGATGGAACTATATGAAAAGTTCCCGGATGTAAAGACCTATTACAACTTTGCCTTTAATCCCAAAGAGGACAAATTAGTGCAAGAGGCAAAGAGCAAAATATCAAATGAATACTTTCCTTTAAAAAGAAAACGGCCCAAGGCGAGAAGGTCCGTAGCCCAAAAATATATCAAGCACTTTATAAAGCTCGGTGTGGAAAGCACCATGGTAGCCGATGTCATGTGTTTTAATTTGGAAATTGCCCAGACCTTTGCACTGGAACGCAATGTGCCCGATGCTTTTTACAAGAGTATGTTGAATTCCTTCACAGAAATGACGACTTTTATTTCTCAACATGGTATTTTGGAAGAATTTAAGTACCGTATCGTAAAGATTTACGAACACGTTCAAAATGAGGATTGGCTTTATAAGGAAGAATTCTCAAGATCATTGGATATTTTAGAATAA
- a CDS encoding 2-hydroxyacid dehydrogenase, which translates to MAIVIIRQDGKIDAWKKALKERNPSIEVYSYLEEHPKESITMALIWKHPKGTLAQYPNLKCIASAGAGVDYIFDDSTAPTNTPITRVVDPYLASDMSEHVLAVILAELKNFNTYKLQQVDHNWNPKEYRRIQDVTIGIMGLGELGALTAKNLVKYGFQVQGWSRSKKEIEGVQAFAGQEQLDPFLNSTEFLVCLLPLTPQTEGILNRSLFLKLPKNAYIINVARGGHMVDEDLLHALDSGHLSGASLDVYHEEPLPGDHPFWQHPKIFMTPHYASVSDTHSVVPQILENYERLGNNRELLNKVNRTKGY; encoded by the coding sequence ATGGCTATAGTAATTATAAGACAGGATGGTAAAATCGATGCATGGAAAAAGGCTTTAAAGGAAAGGAACCCTTCCATTGAAGTGTATAGTTATTTAGAGGAGCATCCCAAAGAGTCGATTACCATGGCTTTGATATGGAAGCATCCAAAGGGTACCTTGGCCCAATATCCCAATTTAAAGTGCATAGCCTCGGCCGGCGCGGGTGTGGATTATATTTTTGATGATTCCACCGCACCTACAAATACACCCATTACCCGGGTCGTTGACCCGTATTTGGCCAGTGATATGTCAGAACATGTTCTGGCTGTTATTTTAGCTGAATTAAAAAATTTCAATACGTATAAACTTCAGCAGGTGGACCATAATTGGAATCCCAAAGAGTATCGGCGTATCCAGGATGTAACAATCGGTATAATGGGCCTGGGTGAGTTAGGAGCACTAACTGCTAAGAATCTTGTCAAATACGGTTTTCAAGTCCAAGGTTGGTCCCGAAGTAAGAAGGAAATTGAAGGTGTACAGGCATTCGCCGGCCAGGAACAGCTGGACCCATTTCTCAATTCCACTGAATTTTTGGTATGCCTTTTACCCTTAACACCGCAGACCGAAGGTATTCTGAATAGGTCCTTGTTTTTAAAGCTTCCAAAGAATGCCTATATCATTAATGTGGCCCGAGGAGGCCATATGGTGGACGAAGATTTGTTACACGCTTTGGACAGTGGTCATTTGTCCGGTGCCAGTTTGGATGTGTACCATGAGGAACCATTGCCCGGGGACCATCCCTTTTGGCAACACCCCAAAATATTTATGACCCCGCACTACGCAAGTGTATCGGATACCCATTCCGTGGTGCCCCAAATTTTAGAAAATTACGAAAGACTGGGAAATAACAGAGAACTCCTTAATAAGGTAAACCGAACCAAGGGCTATTAA
- a CDS encoding DEAD/DEAH box helicase codes for MESTKDTTEKTLYGYQEEDLKKIFEYLEDNKDNSNLLYQLPTGGGKTVVFSEIARRYIEKTGKKVVVLTHRIELSVQTSKMLDGFGVNNKIINSDVKELRDQNEFKCFVAMVETLNNRLQEDKVEINNIGLVIIDEAHYNSFRKLFKYFEKAVILGVTATPLSSNIKLPMKDNYKKLIIGESIGSLIEKKFLARANMYNYDVSLQSLKLGINGDYTVKSSDELYGNHSMLGKLMNAYNEIAKGTKTLIFNNGINTSRYVYDIFKKAGYNIRHLDNKNNASERREILKWFKETPDAILTSVSILTTGFDEPSVETIILNRATRSLTLYFQMIGRGSRYLPHKEEFNVIDMGNNIARFGMWDAKVDWQEIFHFPDFFLENIKNDEDIEREFVYEMPQELRDEFSKSDNIEFDIKAEYKKSFANGEKSKLVLEKSIEQHAKICVENAEDVFDARILAKKLKEEIQYRVRQYSYCIMNNTKNYKEWLEEDYERKLRSKISKMFAAKM; via the coding sequence TTGGAATCCACAAAAGACACTACGGAAAAAACATTGTACGGTTATCAGGAAGAAGACCTTAAGAAGATTTTTGAATATCTCGAGGACAATAAGGACAATTCCAATCTTCTGTACCAGTTGCCAACAGGTGGGGGGAAGACCGTTGTTTTTTCAGAAATAGCAAGAAGGTATATAGAAAAAACCGGGAAAAAGGTAGTAGTACTTACCCATCGTATTGAACTTAGTGTACAGACCTCCAAAATGCTGGACGGTTTTGGGGTAAACAATAAAATTATAAATAGTGATGTCAAGGAACTGAGGGACCAGAACGAGTTCAAATGTTTCGTGGCCATGGTGGAAACCCTTAACAATCGACTTCAGGAGGACAAGGTAGAAATCAATAATATTGGCCTGGTCATTATAGATGAGGCCCATTACAATTCCTTTAGAAAACTCTTTAAGTATTTTGAAAAGGCTGTAATTCTTGGGGTCACCGCAACTCCTTTAAGTTCTAACATTAAGCTTCCCATGAAGGACAACTATAAAAAGTTGATCATAGGGGAATCCATTGGGTCCTTAATCGAGAAGAAGTTTTTGGCAAGAGCCAATATGTACAACTACGATGTAAGTCTACAAAGTCTAAAGCTTGGAATCAACGGGGATTACACCGTAAAATCCTCGGACGAACTTTATGGCAACCACAGCATGTTGGGCAAGTTGATGAATGCATATAACGAGATTGCAAAAGGGACAAAAACGCTCATTTTCAATAATGGGATAAACACCTCCCGTTATGTCTACGACATTTTTAAAAAGGCCGGCTACAACATTCGCCATTTGGATAATAAAAACAACGCTTCGGAAAGAAGGGAAATCCTAAAGTGGTTCAAAGAGACCCCTGATGCTATATTGACCTCGGTAAGTATTCTTACGACCGGTTTTGATGAGCCTTCGGTAGAAACCATAATTTTGAATAGGGCCACACGTTCGTTGACGCTTTATTTCCAAATGATAGGCCGTGGATCAAGATACTTGCCGCATAAGGAGGAATTCAACGTCATCGATATGGGTAATAATATCGCGCGTTTTGGGATGTGGGATGCCAAGGTAGACTGGCAGGAAATATTTCATTTTCCAGATTTCTTTTTGGAAAACATCAAGAACGATGAAGATATTGAAAGGGAGTTCGTATATGAAATGCCTCAAGAATTGAGGGACGAGTTCTCAAAATCCGATAATATAGAGTTTGATATCAAGGCTGAATACAAGAAAAGTTTTGCCAATGGTGAAAAGTCCAAACTGGTGTTGGAAAAAAGTATTGAACAACATGCCAAAATCTGTGTGGAAAATGCCGAGGATGTTTTTGATGCCAGAATTTTGGCCAAAAAATTAAAGGAGGAAATACAGTATCGGGTCCGACAGTATTCCTATTGTATTATGAACAATACAAAAAATTACAAGGAATGGCTGGAAGAGGATTATGAGCGAAAGCTTCGTTCCAAGATATCCAAAATGTTCGCCGCTAAAATGTAA
- a CDS encoding glycosyltransferase, with translation MQSKKLLVIGLTWPEPTATAAGVRMMQLLEMFQEYDFETIFVSSASKTDASEDLEALGITCQHVSLNSSSFDEFIKDLDPNVVLFDRFLTEEQFGWRVAEHCPKALRILDTEDLHSLRDMREQCQKNKVLFSNELWMQSDKTKREVASILRSDVSLIISTHEMELLQQVLKIDSSLLWYLPFMFDEIPKDVDWPDFDTRSDFIFIGGGKHHPNVDAIKYLKRDIWPKIHERLSNAKCYIYGAYLPESILQLHQPKNGFYVRGKARKVSEVLSIARVCLAPLRFGAGIKGKLVDAMRYGTPSVTTQIGAEGMHGTMEWNGFVTDDEHVFVEKAIQLYTDKTVWQKAQNNGLNIVNKLYHKPQLEKLLMARIIELIEDLEPHRTQNFMGRLLEHHTLQSTKFMSKWIEEKNKKPSN, from the coding sequence ATGCAATCCAAAAAACTTTTGGTTATTGGACTTACGTGGCCGGAACCCACCGCCACGGCTGCGGGGGTACGCATGATGCAATTACTTGAAATGTTTCAAGAGTATGATTTTGAGACTATTTTCGTTTCCTCGGCATCAAAAACAGATGCTTCGGAAGATTTGGAAGCGTTGGGAATTACATGTCAACATGTTTCATTGAACAGTTCGTCATTTGATGAATTCATAAAAGATTTGGACCCGAATGTAGTGCTGTTCGACCGTTTTTTGACGGAAGAACAATTCGGTTGGCGGGTAGCGGAACACTGTCCCAAGGCTTTAAGGATTCTGGATACCGAAGACTTGCACTCCCTGCGAGACATGCGAGAACAGTGCCAGAAGAATAAAGTCTTATTTTCCAATGAACTATGGATGCAAAGCGATAAAACGAAGAGGGAGGTCGCCAGTATTCTTCGATCAGATGTATCCCTGATTATTTCAACTCATGAGATGGAGTTGTTACAGCAAGTACTAAAAATAGATTCCTCATTACTGTGGTACCTTCCCTTTATGTTCGATGAAATTCCCAAGGATGTTGATTGGCCGGACTTTGACACAAGAAGCGATTTTATTTTCATAGGCGGAGGGAAACACCATCCCAATGTGGATGCCATAAAGTACCTAAAACGGGATATTTGGCCAAAGATTCATGAACGCTTATCTAATGCAAAATGCTACATCTATGGAGCCTATCTTCCAGAATCCATATTACAACTGCACCAGCCAAAAAATGGTTTCTATGTGCGAGGTAAGGCCAGAAAAGTGTCCGAGGTTCTTAGTATTGCCCGGGTATGTTTGGCTCCATTGAGGTTTGGAGCAGGAATAAAAGGTAAACTTGTGGATGCCATGCGATACGGAACTCCCAGTGTCACTACACAAATAGGTGCGGAAGGAATGCACGGGACTATGGAATGGAATGGTTTTGTTACCGATGATGAGCATGTTTTTGTAGAAAAGGCCATACAACTCTATACCGATAAAACGGTATGGCAAAAGGCCCAAAACAACGGCTTGAATATTGTCAATAAGCTGTACCACAAACCTCAATTGGAAAAGCTTCTAATGGCTCGAATAATAGAACTTATAGAGGATTTGGAACCACATCGCACCCAAAATTTTATGGGGCGACTTTTGGAACACCACACCCTACAAAGTACCAAGTTTATGTCCAAATGGATTGAAGAGAAGAACAAAAAACCGAGTAACTAG
- a CDS encoding amidohydrolase has product MIAKVKELRKELHQHPECSGAEIETASRIKSFISKYHPTKILDNLGGNGLAAIYEYSDQGPTIAIRCELDALPIVEKNRFAHRSRNNGVSHKCGHDGHMAIVAGLIFWIKEQNFISGKIVLLFQPAEETGKGAAKVLADSRFSELKIDYIFALHNIPGVPLHTIIYTKQGFSAEVQSLAVYLKGKESHASEPENGINPSTAIAEITTKLKELGLDDPNEDNFAILTPIHILMGQKSYGISPANGEIHYTIRTWSPERMQKLKLEIENVCKQICHSNSLEYKIDWFEYFPASINNDHCNTLVQSAIKNNKLKAIARTYPFRFGEDFGWYSRSYKVAMFGLGAGMHTPALHHSDYDFPDELLTTGMDMFKAIIAETLNSSN; this is encoded by the coding sequence ATGATTGCAAAGGTCAAGGAATTGAGAAAGGAACTTCATCAACACCCAGAATGTTCCGGTGCGGAAATTGAAACTGCAAGTCGCATAAAATCCTTTATTTCCAAATATCACCCTACCAAAATTTTGGACAACCTTGGAGGTAATGGACTGGCTGCTATTTATGAGTATTCCGATCAAGGACCTACCATTGCAATTCGTTGTGAATTGGACGCGTTGCCCATTGTAGAGAAGAATCGGTTTGCACATCGATCTAGAAATAATGGAGTGTCCCACAAATGTGGACATGACGGACATATGGCCATTGTTGCGGGTCTTATATTTTGGATCAAAGAACAGAATTTCATATCCGGAAAAATTGTGTTACTGTTTCAACCCGCGGAAGAAACGGGCAAGGGAGCTGCAAAAGTACTTGCAGATAGTAGATTCAGTGAATTAAAAATTGACTATATATTCGCCTTGCACAATATTCCAGGTGTTCCATTGCATACCATAATCTACACAAAACAGGGGTTTTCTGCCGAAGTGCAAAGCCTAGCCGTATATTTAAAAGGGAAGGAGTCACATGCTTCGGAACCTGAAAATGGTATAAATCCTTCCACCGCAATTGCAGAAATCACTACCAAGTTGAAAGAATTAGGCTTGGACGACCCCAACGAAGATAATTTTGCTATTCTCACACCGATTCATATTCTTATGGGACAAAAATCCTATGGGATTTCACCAGCCAATGGGGAAATACATTATACGATTAGAACATGGAGTCCGGAACGGATGCAGAAATTAAAATTGGAAATAGAGAATGTTTGTAAGCAGATATGCCATTCCAATTCCCTAGAATATAAAATTGATTGGTTTGAATATTTCCCTGCTTCTATTAATAATGATCACTGCAATACTCTTGTTCAAAGTGCCATTAAAAATAATAAACTAAAGGCCATAGCACGAACATATCCCTTTAGATTTGGTGAGGACTTTGGATGGTATTCCCGATCCTATAAAGTTGCCATGTTTGGTTTAGGGGCGGGAATGCATACACCCGCTTTGCATCATTCAGATTATGATTTCCCGGATGAGCTTTTAACCACCGGAATGGATATGTTCAAGGCGATTATTGCTGAGACACTAAATTCTTCAAACTAG
- a CDS encoding phosphatase PAP2 family protein, producing the protein MKKTLYEIIKSIRTFLSEKFHQEDSRLPYFITVIVSLIIVVGGINLFIELTETLKTEMLASYDTAITDYVLSFRNPMLTKYFVFVTDIGDVNGYLIVLTLFAIISWFVLKRWKYVLQATIVLALATVSNMALKRFIDRARPGIEHLVSVKTLSYPSGHAMSAMAFFGFLIYLISKLDIHRALKYFLILIFGLLILSIGISRIYLGVHFPSDIAGGFIAGFIWVVFCVLVFDLIELFRKDPNVS; encoded by the coding sequence ATGAAGAAAACACTCTACGAAATAATAAAATCAATTCGAACCTTTTTATCTGAAAAGTTTCATCAGGAAGATTCGAGGTTGCCTTATTTTATTACCGTTATAGTTTCTTTGATAATTGTTGTTGGGGGTATCAATCTATTTATTGAATTAACGGAAACCTTGAAAACCGAGATGCTGGCCAGTTATGATACGGCAATTACCGATTACGTACTATCTTTTCGAAATCCTATGCTCACCAAGTACTTTGTTTTTGTCACCGATATTGGTGATGTCAATGGCTATCTTATAGTTTTGACACTTTTTGCCATTATTTCTTGGTTTGTTTTAAAACGATGGAAATATGTCCTGCAAGCCACTATTGTTTTAGCCTTGGCTACCGTTTCCAATATGGCCTTAAAGCGATTTATAGACCGTGCGAGACCGGGTATAGAACACTTGGTTTCGGTAAAGACCTTAAGCTACCCGAGCGGGCATGCTATGAGTGCCATGGCGTTCTTTGGCTTTTTAATTTATTTGATTTCCAAACTCGATATTCACAGGGCATTAAAATACTTTTTGATTTTAATTTTCGGCCTTTTAATTCTAAGTATTGGAATTAGTAGAATTTATTTAGGCGTACACTTTCCTTCCGATATTGCCGGTGGATTTATAGCAGGTTTTATCTGGGTGGTATTTTGCGTACTCGTTTTTGATTTGATCGAATTGTTTAGGAAGGATCCTAATGTGAGCTAA
- a CDS encoding 1,4-dihydroxy-2-naphthoyl-CoA synthase, whose protein sequence is MKSPNWRTALEFEDITYKKSDGVARIAFNRPDVRNAFRPNTTSELIKAFYDAQEDTSIGVVLLSAEGPSTKDGIWSFCSGGDQKARGHKGYVGQDGQHRLNILEVQRMIRFMPKVVIAVVPGWAVGGGHSLHVVCDMTLASKEHAIFKQTDADVTSFDGGYGSAYLAKMVGQKKAREIFFLGRNYSAQEAFEMGMVNAVVTHSELEDTAYEWAQEVLQKSPTSIKMLKFAMNLTDDGMVGQQVFAGEATRLAYMTDEAKEGRNAFLEKRKPNFGKDNWLP, encoded by the coding sequence ATGAAATCACCCAACTGGCGTACTGCCCTGGAATTTGAAGATATAACCTATAAAAAGAGTGATGGCGTAGCTAGAATTGCTTTTAACCGACCTGATGTTAGAAATGCCTTTAGGCCAAACACGACGAGTGAACTGATTAAAGCCTTTTATGATGCGCAGGAAGATACATCCATTGGAGTAGTGCTACTTTCCGCTGAAGGGCCTTCGACCAAAGATGGTATTTGGTCATTTTGCAGTGGAGGAGACCAAAAGGCGCGGGGGCATAAGGGATATGTAGGTCAAGATGGACAACATCGGCTGAACATTCTTGAGGTTCAACGTATGATTCGTTTTATGCCCAAGGTCGTTATCGCCGTGGTTCCGGGTTGGGCCGTTGGTGGCGGTCACAGCCTTCATGTGGTATGTGATATGACCCTTGCCAGTAAGGAACACGCCATTTTTAAACAGACGGATGCGGACGTGACGAGTTTTGACGGAGGCTATGGATCTGCCTATTTGGCCAAAATGGTAGGACAGAAAAAGGCGCGTGAAATTTTCTTTTTAGGCCGAAACTATTCCGCCCAGGAAGCTTTTGAGATGGGTATGGTTAATGCCGTGGTAACCCATTCCGAGTTGGAGGATACCGCCTATGAATGGGCACAGGAAGTTCTTCAAAAATCCCCTACGTCTATTAAAATGCTAAAATTTGCCATGAACCTGACCGATGACGGTATGGTTGGACAACAGGTATTTGCCGGGGAGGCTACCCGTTTGGCTTATATGACGGATGAAGCCAAAGAAGGAAGGAACGCCTTTTTGGAAAAGCGAAAACCTAATTTTGGTAAGGACAATTGGCTTCCTTGA
- a CDS encoding serine hydrolase domain-containing protein — protein sequence MKKIKWTLAVLLVGLLLAGYFNYPKLNLISGYASKNLASNVFLAHRDAYLVNTIDHDMPLIKLAKGEVQTESKSATASVFGLMERKAVYKEGLGAVLTNETYAAHNFSLIPHRIQKIDTLQFPFGNQGIVDTLLPDVDYDKLGYVLTTAMNDSLQKTRSLLVVYKDQIIGEKYSKGFTKDTRILGWSMTKSILATLYGILQYEGKINMEYKPFPEVLNITEGPKKDITLNHLLRMQSGLAWDEDYFKISDVTKMLFLDSDMSKAQALNDIIAKPTEIWNYSSGTSNLLSGILRKQFDTHQEYLDFPYAKLIDRIGMNSMLLETDLEGNYVGSSYGWATTRDWAKFGLLYLHKGNWNGDQVFSEDWVGYISKPTVNSNGTYGAHFWLNEKGKYADVPRDLYSANGFQGQRVFIIPSKEVVIVRTGLEEQSDEQFNTLIRDILETLK from the coding sequence ATGAAAAAAATAAAATGGACCTTGGCCGTCTTATTGGTCGGTCTGCTCCTTGCAGGTTATTTCAATTATCCCAAACTTAATCTGATTTCTGGTTACGCCAGTAAAAACTTGGCTTCCAATGTATTCTTGGCACATCGGGATGCTTATTTGGTGAATACCATTGACCACGATATGCCTTTGATAAAATTGGCCAAAGGGGAAGTACAAACCGAAAGTAAATCGGCTACTGCCTCCGTATTTGGACTCATGGAGCGAAAAGCGGTATATAAGGAGGGTTTGGGTGCCGTACTGACCAATGAAACTTACGCTGCCCATAATTTTTCCCTCATACCCCATAGAATCCAAAAAATAGATACGTTGCAGTTTCCATTTGGTAATCAAGGAATTGTGGATACCCTTTTGCCCGATGTGGACTATGATAAACTGGGGTATGTTCTCACCACGGCCATGAACGATTCCTTGCAAAAGACAAGAAGTTTATTGGTCGTTTACAAGGATCAAATCATTGGGGAAAAGTACAGCAAAGGCTTTACAAAGGATACCCGAATCTTGGGCTGGTCAATGACAAAGAGTATTCTGGCCACGTTGTATGGCATTTTACAGTATGAGGGCAAAATAAATATGGAGTATAAGCCTTTTCCCGAGGTTTTGAATATCACCGAGGGACCCAAAAAGGATATAACGCTGAACCATTTGCTTCGGATGCAAAGCGGTCTGGCATGGGACGAGGATTATTTTAAGATATCAGATGTGACCAAAATGCTTTTTCTGGATTCCGATATGTCGAAGGCCCAAGCCCTCAATGACATTATTGCCAAACCTACTGAAATTTGGAACTATTCCTCAGGGACAAGCAACCTACTCTCCGGGATTTTAAGAAAACAGTTCGATACACATCAGGAATATCTGGACTTTCCCTATGCCAAATTAATTGATAGAATCGGTATGAATTCCATGCTCCTGGAAACCGATTTGGAGGGAAATTATGTGGGTTCTTCTTATGGATGGGCCACTACACGGGATTGGGCAAAATTTGGCCTTCTCTACCTACATAAGGGCAATTGGAACGGTGATCAGGTTTTCTCAGAGGATTGGGTAGGCTACATTTCAAAACCCACAGTAAACTCAAATGGTACCTACGGTGCACATTTTTGGTTAAACGAAAAAGGAAAGTATGCAGATGTGCCGAGGGACCTTTATTCTGCCAATGGATTTCAGGGACAACGTGTGTTCATCATTCCTTCAAAGGAAGTAGTTATCGTAAGAACGGGCCTTGAAGAACAATCCGATGAGCAATTCAACACCTTGATACGGGATATCCTGGAAACCCTTAAATAA